From the genome of Alosa alosa isolate M-15738 ecotype Scorff River chromosome 20, AALO_Geno_1.1, whole genome shotgun sequence, one region includes:
- the LOC125285656 gene encoding trichohyalin-like → MAESNDYAGEFLEEFREQIISQVQHVGLIANAVISQQLVPEEAAFDVQTAQTPQEVLKRLFKALETAQPQSRESFLLILRLHEPKLMEELERRHQNSKSTQTDVAQGPVERREESGAWRKDDTQSKRESLKRRRQETMQAIEKIERLWEGTKRERGEVGGLREKIERQQGEITQLLEEKQQNERTIDQLRVQLQHARERMSQSGEDADREREGMEQMRADIQTEREMLEHRREDIFRERQELELIRYETLRAKEETQRNQQITRLEKEKMDQMKSDIQGQIYEIEKQIEETKQAKESMERMKTEVQSEKDDLEKKRHDIKKQKEQFEQIKNEINTVKEEMEVRWREAEKDEQEQRVLIQQEKDQLLSLQAELEIAKEEIENNKEKTSQERERLHSLKTNLHLEKDLIDKRKSEVSRKEKDLEKVRWELETAQEELEREKEEVSKEREKLDWARIDIQKKTKTIDRRIEEKRQASRKLEQVRAEVQRAKDILEKQRDDARKAKEEMEKRKYDTMKEEIEQRAGIQRERDEVERMKAEVQKVSEMNRIKEEKKRQQLRQWSEEVQRDKETTERMKAEIEIEKEKIERRSTEILKERQELEAMRYGLLKDSEETEQNREIIKREKERMEKMKAHIQLQIDDIEHKIEETKQTKDQMDLMKAEIQREKDEVETQREKNKVEKEHYESIKSEIIQLKDEMERKWFETEKEEMEQRTRTQQEQENLDQLKEEIQKEKDNIEMNREEMRQEKELIEQMKAFLKGEKDSLKKRTDDVKKREEQLKQEFDAQNEDIQSRVTNVQKERDEINQMRQELKQQMRELEKRVSEASRVHKEAEDIKETVKEAESTLERQRMETVKGREEMEKRRYEVAMEELEKRAELQREREELENMRTEILRLQQDQERVRYADERQLLQSMLQENKQEKETIEQLKVAMQRERDDLDKVKRESEKEWDRLEQVREETVRLKEELDKSRYDGIREEVQQRTQHQKEREDIERATNAVVREREMIEHTRETVTLERQRIEQIRTELEEQKEDIKRTLRETRKEEERLQQMRVELENQRENLERMRQETRKEAEPYERVKQEIDRVRAEIERMWDETEREEREEREKLQVEKEEVNKRVEEMKREMHQIQGMKDDLKKQKHETEAKMERIQREMEHLERMRADIQRQKEEVESKMAETKMEKNELERIRSDILKQREEVEIKMQQAQMEMEEMRRQRDEIQKQREELEDKMQKTKRDMAEMEYMTAEMERKRKELEQRLRKTRRKRDEMEQMKVEIEKAKDEFQLKREETEKEKRDMERFMAELQRARDEFDSKAEFSDRDPEEQDKINTEIFRLIQEMEKTREMVWRTKMDVQSKMEVCHIDISDRELMNTQLQRLIQEIEHIRELLKRIKLETDQSAYAIKRERDELKMVRLEIQRKRRDLDQRLERTLRARDELEILKLKLAQQQNEVEERLRECEIETKKVETKREDMQRDSEAIQQAQEEKEKLQLDLEDLNKQKEILKAEILQLRHAPEREMKDEKDLDDSGMGDELEKHQFSISMSEMEEQQNYIQQQKEILQTQRCELEEIKLEIDREKDNIEKMKDRIKDENSRLETMTKQLNKEKEKVDHMNLDSFRMKQELELMHAEIQRKQENVQRSQAQLDKDKIVLGEKKLELLKEKEDNERDAKKIREDLEIVKVEIERQKQEILNDREQLEKQKSELLTENVEIQKKTTKLEIISNERKREKREIEEQAGQLTKQKEEFDEEIKKQSKELNESRNELEQKWKDLEKVKEFLQAEIQQQRQDAQKLLEDTIKAEKLKKEQIQKEMEELKNKMADMEKNRADLQREKMEVKMKHDEIEVRMEKVKFDIQILEEKETNIKRQKEELDKTMVQTKKEKQHIEKEKNDLSGQREETEAKLKLLKKEMEKVKSIENDIQKQREDVDDKIQKMKREMREMELTKAELEAERRQLEHTIRRNTRKLNEMEKSKTKIQQAKEELDALMERITLERKELKEMKSILETQFQNDRKELKRIEKELDQKINFFETIGLRQVEMQQLQNGGSQNENEAQVGLEDTIREASIETVQLA, encoded by the exons ATGGCAGAATCAAATGATTATG CTGGTGAGTTCCTGGAGGAGTTCAGGGAGCAAATCATCTCTCAGGTCCAGCATGTTGGGCTGATAGCAAATGCTGTGATCTCACAGCAGCTGGTCCCGGAGGAGGCAGCGTTCGATGTGCAGACTGCTCAGACCCCCCAAGAGGTACTAAAAAGACTGTTTAAGGCTCTGGAGACAGCACAACCACAAAGCAGAGAGTCCTTTCTCCTGATACTGAGGCTACATGAACCTAAACTCATGGAGGAACTGG AAAGGAGACACCAGAACAGCAAGAGCACTCAAACAGATGTGGCACAGGGGCCtgttgagaggagagaggagagtggagcaTGGCGAAAAGATGACACCCAGTCCAAGAGGGAATCCTTAAAACGCAGAAGACAGGAAACCATGCAAGCCATTGAGAAAATAGAGAGACTCTGGGAGGGCACGAAAAGAGAGCGAGGAGAAGTGGGCGGCTTGAGAGAGAAGATCGAGAGGCAGCAGGGGGAAATCACTCAGCTTTTGGAGGAGAAACAACAAAATGAGAGAACTATCGATCAGCTGAGAGTTCAGCTACAACATGCCAGGGAGCGAATGTCACAGAGTGGGGAGgatgcagacagagagagagagggaatggaaCAGATGAGGGCTGAcatccagacagagagagagatgctagaGCACAGACGTGAGGACATCTTTCGTGAGCGGCAAGAGCTGGAGCTGATAAGATATGAGACACTAAGAGCAaaggaggagacacagagaaacCAACAGATCACTAGActggagaaagagaagatggATCAGATGAAGAGTGACATCCAAGGTCAGATTTACGAAATAGAAAAACAAATTGAAGAGACAAAACAAGCTAAAGAAAGCATGGAACGGATGAAAACTGAGGTACAAAGTGAAAAAGATGActtagagaaaaagagacatgaCATAAAGAAGCAGAAAGAGCAATTCGAACagataaaaaatgaaattaatacagttaaggaagagatggaggtgCGATGGCGAGAAGCAGAGAAAGATGAGCAGGAACAGCGAGTGCTCATTCAACAGGAGAAAGATCAACTATTGAGTTTGCAGGCTGAATTGGAAATAGCAAAGGAGGAGATTGAAAATAACAAAGAGAAAACcagtcaagagagagagagactacacaGTCTGAAAACAAATTTACATCTAGAAAAGGATTTAATTGACAAGAGAAAATCTGAGGTCTCCAGAAAAGAGAAGGATTTGGAGAAGGTAAGATGGGAGTTAGAAACAGCACAGGAGgagctagagagagaaaaagaagaagtaagtaaggagagagaaaagctaGACTGGGCAAGAATTGACatccaaaagaaaacaaagaccATAGAtaggaggatagaggagaaaAGACAAGCAAGCAGAAAACTGGAGCAGGTGAGGGCTGAGGTCCAGAGGGCCAAAGACATCCTGGAGAAACAGCGGGATGATGCCCGTAAGGCAAAGGAAGAAATGGAGAAACGAAAGTATGACACAATGAAAGAGGAGATTGAACAGCGAGCtggaatacagagagagagagatgaagtggAGAGGATGAAGGCAGAGGTCCAGAAGGTTAGTGAGATGAACAGGataaaggaagagaaaaaaaggcaaCAACTGAGACAGTGGAGTGAAGAAGTACAACGGGATAAGGAGACAACTGAAAGAATGAAAGCTGAgatagaaatagaaaaagaaaagatagagagaaggagcacTGAGATTCTGAAAGAAAGGCAAGAGCTGGAGGCTATGAGGTATGGTCTACTAAAGGACAGTGAAGAGACAGAGCAGAACCGCGAGattataaaaagagagaaagagcgaatGGAGAAAATGAAAGCTCACATACAGCTTCAGATTGATGATATTGAGCATAAAATtgaagaaacaaaacaaacaaaggaccAAATGGACCTCATGAAAGCAGAGatccagagagaaaaagatgaagTGGAAACCCAAAGGGAGAAGAATAAGGTGGAAAAAGAACATTATGAGTCAATAAAGTCTGAAATCATTCAGCTAAAAGATGAAATGGAAAGAAAATGGTTTGAGACAGAGAAGGAAGAAATGGAACAGAGAACAAGAACCCAACAAGAACAAGAAAATCTGGACCAACTAAAGGAGGAGattcaaaaagaaaaagataacATTGAAATGAACAGGGAAGAAATGAGACAAGAGAAAGAGCTGATTGAACAAATGAAAGCTTTCTTAAAAGGGGAGAAAGACTCTTTGAAGAAAAGAACAGATGATGTAAAGAAAAGGGAAGAACAGTTAAAGCAAGAATTTGATGCACAGAACGAAGATATCCAAAGCAGAGTGACCAATGtacaaaaagagagggatgaaatcAACCAAATGAGACAAGAACTGAAACAACAGATGAGAGAGCTTGAGAAAAGGGTTTCTGAAGCATCAAGGGTCCACAAAGAGGCAGAAGATATAAAGGAAACAGTAAAGGAAGCTGAGAGCACCCTGGAACGACAGCGAATGGAGACTGttaaaggaagagaggagatggagaaaaggAGGTATGAGGTGGCGATGGAGGAGTTGGAGAAACGAGCAGAgctgcaaagagagagagaagaactgGAAAACATGAGGACAGAAATACTTAGATTACAACAGGAccaggagagagtgagatatgCTGATGAAAGACAGCTCTTACAGAGCATGCTGCAAGAAAACAAGCAAGAAAAAGAAACGATTGAACAGTTGAAAGTTGCtatgcagagggagagagatgatcTTGATAAGGTAAAAAGGGAATCAGAGAAAGAATGGGATAGGCTGGAGCAGGTACGTGAGGAAACCGTTAGACTCAAGGAGGAGCTGGATAAGAGTAGGTATGATGGCATTAGAGAGGAGGTACAACAGAGGACACAacaccagaaagagagagaggatatagAAAGAGCCACAAATgcagtggtgagagagagagaaatgattgAGCACACCAGAGAGACAGTAACACTGGAGAGGCAGAGGATAGAACAAATAAGGACAGAACTGGAGGAACAGAAAGAGGATATTAAGAGAACATTGAGAGAaacaagaaaggaagaggaaCGACTGCAACAGATGAGAGTCGAGCTTGAGAACCAAAGGGAGAATCTGGAAAGGATGAGACAGGAAACACGTAAAGAGGCAGAGCCATATGAGCGGGTAAAACAAGAAATAGACAGAGTCAGAGCAGAGATTGAGAGAATGTGGgatgagactgagagagaggaaagggaggagagagaaaagttaCAGGTAGAAAAAGAAGAGGTGAacaagagagtggaagagatgaagagagaaatgCACCAGATCCAGGGGATGAAGGATGACTTAAAGAAGCAGAAACATGAGACTGAAGCCAAGATGGAAAGAATCCAAAGAGAGATGGAGCATCTTGAGAGGATGAGAGCTGatatacagagacagaaagaggaggtggagagtaAAATGGCAGAGACAAAAATGGAGAAGAACGAGCTGGAGAGGATACGCTCAGACATcttgaaacagagagaggaggtagagatCAAGATGCAACAGGCCCAAATGGAGATGGAGGAAATGAGGAGACAGAGGGATGAGATCCAGAAACAGCGAGAGGAGCTAGAGGACAAAATGCAAAAGACTAAACGAGACATGGCAGAGATGGAGTATATGACtgctgagatggagagaaagaggaaagagctAGAGCAGAGACTGAGGAAAaccaggagaaagagagatgagatggaaCAGATGAAAGTGGAGATAGAGAAGGCAAAGGATGAATTTCAACTCAAaagggaagagacagagaaagagaaacgaGATATGGAGAGGTTTATGGCTGAACTGCAAAGAGCCAGAGATGAATTTGACAGCAAGGCAGAGTTTAGTGATAGAGACCCAGAGGAACAGGATAAAATCAACACAGAAATCTTCCGACTGATTCAGGAAATGGAGAAAACCAGAGAAATGGTTTGGAGAACAAAAATGGACGTGCAGAGTAAAATGGAAGTGTGTCATATAGACATCAGCGACAGAGAGCTTATGAACACTCAGCTGCAAAGACTGATTCAAGAGATAGAGCACATCCGTGAGTTGCTGAAAAGAATTAAACTAGAAACTGACCAAAGTGCATATGccattaagagagagagggatgagctgAAAATGGTAAGGCTAGAGAtacaaagaaagagaagagaccTGGACCAGAGACTTGAAAGAACCCTGAGAGCGAGAGATGAGCTGGAAATTTTGAAATTGAAGCTAGCACAACAGCAGAATGAGGTGGAAGAACggctgagagagtgtgagattgAAACAAAGAAGGTagagaccaagagagaggaTATGCAACGAGACTCAGAAGCCATACAACAGGCccaagaagagaaagagaagctgCAGTTGGACCTCGAAGACCTGAACAAACAGAAG GAAATACTAAAGGCTGAGATTCTGCAACTCAGACATGCACCTGAACGGGAAATGAAAGACGAGAAAGACTTGGATGACTCCGGGATGGGAGATGAGCTAGAAAAACATCAGTTCTCAATCAGTATGTCTGAGATGGAGGAACAGCAAAATTACATACAGCAACAGAAAGAAATACTCCaaacacagagatgtgaacTAGAGGAAATAAAGCttgagatagacagagagaaagacaatatAGAAAAAATGAAGGACAGGATCAAAGATGAAAACAGCAGGTTGGAAACAATGACAAAACAGCTCAACAAAGAGAAGGAAAAGGTTGACCATATGAATTTGGACTCATTCAGAATGAAGCAAGAGCTTGAACTGATGCATGCCGAGATTCaaagaaagcaagaaaatgttcaGCGCAGCCAAGCTCAACTTGATAAAGACAAAATAGTTCTGGGGGAAAAGAAACTAGAACtgctaaaagaaaaagaagacaaTGAGAGAGATGCCAAAAAGATCAGAGAAGATCTAGAAATAGTTAAAGTAGAGATagaaagacaaaaacaagaaatactAAACGATAGGGAACAGCTTGAAAAACAGAAGAGTGAATTACTAACTGAAAATGTAGAGATCCAAAAGAAAACCACAAAATTGGAAATAATCTCAAatgaaaggaaaagagaaaagagggaaatAGAGGAACAGGCAGGGCAACTtacaaaacaaaaggaagagTTTGATGAAGAAATTAAAAAACAGAGTAAAGAATTGAATGAGAGCAGAAATGAACTTGAACAAAAATGGAAAGATTTAGAAAAAGTGAAGGAATTTCTGCAGGCTGAAATACAACAACAAAGGCAAGATGCTCAGAAACTCTTGGAGGACACAATAAAAGCAGAAAAACTGAAGAAAGAACAAATTCAGAAAGAAATGGAGGaactaaaaaacaaaatggctgacatGGAAAAAAATAGGGCTGATCTCCAGAGAGAAAAAATGGAGGTAAAGATGAAACATGATGAAATTGAGGTAAGGATGGAAAAAGTGAAATTTGATATACAAATACTAGAGGAAAAGGAAACTAACATAAAAAGGCAAAAAGAAGAACTTGATAAAACAATGGTGCAGACAAAGAAGGAAAAACAGCacatagagaaagaaaaaaatgacttATCCGGACAAAGGGAGGAAACAGAAGCTAAATTAAAACTCttgaaaaaagaaatggaaaaagTTAAAAGCATTGAAAATGACATtcaaaaacagagagaagatGTAGATGACAAAATACAAAAGATGAAAAGGGAGATGAGAGAAATGGAACTCACTAAAGCTGAGCTGGAGGCCGAGAGAAGGCAACTGGAGCACACCATCAGAAGAAACACCAGAAAACTTAATGAGATGGAAAAATCAAAGACAAAAATACAACAGGCTAAAGAAGAACTAGATGCACTTATGGAGAGGATAACACTGGAAAGGAAAGAGCTAAAAGAGATGAAATCTATTTTAGAAACCCAGTTTCAGAATGATAGAAAAGAGCTTAAAAGGATTGAGAAGGAGCTTGACCAGAAAATCAACTTTTTTGAAACTA ttgGCCTAAGACAAGTTGAAATGCAGCAGCTTCAAAATGGAGGTagtcaaaatgaaaatgaagcCCAAGTTGGTCTCGAAGACACAATTAGAGAAGCCTCTATTGAGACTGTGCAACTTGCC